The window TTCTGCCAAAATTAGTATCCTAAAACACGTTATGTAATTCAACCAGCTACAGAATAACTGTCAACATGTTAAATTCCATACATACTTGACTTTCcacttgaaataatttcttctttgaggcCTGTGTCTCATCCAAATTAATGTGACAACATGATGTACCTTCCAGTGGAGACTCTAACATCGTTAATTTTTTTACGCTGTCAGCCACTTCTTATTGAAGTTGTCTCAAAACCacctgataaaatatttttgttactgattttataaattgccttattattaaattatgttaataatatttaACTCTAACATACCTACTTTGAAAATTATCTCACACACATCAATTCACCTTCTTTTAATCACATgcacacattttcatttattactgAATTCAGTGAGGGATGCAGAATGTGTTATCCTCCTGCCAAATTGGTATTCTCTTAATATAACCGATTCATCCCACCATTCAATCATCTTAGAAGCTCAACTCAACCTCAAAGTTCCTAACATATTCAATCAACTGTTCAAATCCTTCCAACAGATTCCTGTctcagaataaaagtaaaattccaaTGGCCTTTGAGGCCCTAGGTAAACAGGCCTCTACCTCCCTCTCTGACTTCAAGCTCCTACAACTCCCTCCTGTAATTACTCCATTCCCACTGTACGTGAAGCCTGCCACCCCTCTTTGGTCTGAAAATGGGGAACTAATGCCTAACTCATAAATCACAGGCAGCTACAGTATCTTTGTACTGGACAAAGTTATATTCAAATGATAGTCATTGagccttgaaataaaaattatgggctaattactaataaaaatattcaaagtaaaTTATGAATACCAGTGGGAAGACTAAATCAAATATAGTTTTGCTAAAATTTACCACATTTAccctaaattataattttataacaagTAGGTGCCTTTAAAACATTACGTGgtcataaaaatatgtaatttgagACTGACATATTTTCAGATTTAAGTTAaattaatatgaataataataaagctataccaactaaaatatttaaaaaactacttAAAGCAAGATATTACAAGACATGCAATACACTTCAGTTCATCTGGGAAATCTAGAATTCAGTGTTGAAGCAAATcacttaattaaattttaatttgaaaatactcatttcaggtgtaaacatttccatttataCCTTCATCATGGTCTTAACATGTGGCAACATAAagacattaaaattattatttcagcaCTACAGGACTATCTACCTTAAAATATGACTCTATGCCTAATAAAATGTCATAGGTGACACAATGTCTTCTCTCAAAGTAAATCATCTCTCACCGCTATGGAAACAAGGTATGTTTCTAAGCTGATGTAGTaaacacatttttccttttttttttaaatcaaaaagctttgttgaaatataatttacatactatagAATGTATCTGTTTTAACATAAAGTTAAAAGATTTTTAGTACATTTTCTGAGCTGTGCAGCCATCTCTACAATCCAACTTTAGAGCATTTCCATCACTGCAAGATCCCTCacgcccattagcagtcactaccAGCTTCCAGCCCCAGCCCTTCGCAAACATTAATCTACTTTTTGTACCTATACATTTCTCTTTTCTGGAtgcttcatgtaaatggaattatacagtatagtAAACACACTTTTtatctactgatttttatattcaaCTAGGTTCAACATGTATCCAGAaccaaatgtttaaattttctttccagaagtttgaaaatatttatcttccttGATACTTACTACtgtttctgctttctgtctctcatATTGAAAGAGACTTTCTTTTAAATGATCATATTCATTCATTagcttcttatttttctcttctagcaTGAGGTCTTTCTTTCTACTCTCAATAAAGCCTCTTTGGATATTAATTACTATCTCTTTATGATCCTCTTTCTGATGAACATCAACTAGTTGCTGTTCAAGCCATGGATTTTCACGTTGGAGTGGACATATCCTCTCTTCTACACAGTTGCACTTTCCAGTGGATTTACTGAGTTTAGCTTCTGCACTTTGATacatctctttcatttcctttatttgctGCTGTGTTTGGCTTAGGTCGTTTTGTACAGTTTCTAAAGCCAATGACTTTTTTCTGAGAGTATCTTGTCTTACAGaacttatctctttttttttcttgtaccttttttttttttaatgtttattgatcattcttgggtgtttctcggagaaggggatgtggcagggtcataggataatagtggagagaaggtcagcagataaacacgtgaacaaaggtctctggttttcctaggcagtgtttgtgtccctgggtacttgagattagggagtggtggtgactcttaacgagcatgctgccttcaagcatctgtttaacaaagcacatcttgcaccgcccttaatccatttaaccctgagttgacacagcacatgtttcagagagcacggggttgggggtaaggttatagattaacagcatcccaaggcagaagaatttttctaagtacagaacaaaatggagtctcctatgtctacttctttctacacagacacagtaacaatctgatctttcttttccccacatttcccccttttcttttcaacaaaaccaccatcgtcatcatggcccgttctcgatggtcgctgtctcttcggagctcttaggtacacctcccagatggggcggccgggtagaggcgctcctcacttcccagatggggcggctaggcagaggcgcccctcacttcctcccagatggggcggccgggcagagatgctcctcacctcccagacagggcggctgggcagaggcgctcctcgattcccagacagggcagccaggcagacactcctcacatcccagatggggtggccgggcagaggcgctcctcacttcctagactgggtggcggctgggcagaggcactcctcacttcccagacggggcggccgggcagaggggctcctcacatcccagacggggcggccgggcagaggcgctcctcacttcctagatggggcggcccggcagaggggctcctcacatcccagacggggcggccgggcagaggcgctcctaaattcccagacggggcggccgggcagagacgctcctcacctcccagatggggcggccgggcagaggcgctcctcacttcccagacggggcggccgggcagaggggctcctcacatcccagacagggcggccgggcagaggcgctcctcaattcccagacggggcggccgggcagagacgctcctcacctcccagacggggcggccgggcagaggcgctcaattcccagatggggtggctgggcagagacgctcctcacctcccagacggggcggccgggcagaggcgctcctcaattcccagacggggcagccgggcagacgCTCCTCACATtccagatggggtggccgggcagaggcgctcctcacttcctagaccgggtggcggccgggcagaggcgctcctcacttcccagacggggcggcctggcagaggcgctccccacatcccagacggggcggcctggcagaggcgctccccacatcccagacggggcggcctggcagaggcgctccccacatcccagacggggcggccgggcagaggggctcctcacatcccagactaTGGGCAGTCAGGCAGAGACGCTGCTCACTTCCTAGACAGGGTGGCGGGcaggcagaggctgtaatcttagcactttgggaggccaaggcaggcgcctgggaggtgaaggttgtagcgagccgagatcccgccactgcactccagcctgctgtcTTTGTCTGTTCTTTCATTTATGAGAGGAATCCATCGACTTGTTACCTTATCAATAGAATGCTTGTTGTTAACGGCATACACTATACAGATGACATCAGCCTGAGATATTTCTTGATGAAGTTGTTCATCACCCTGTTCTGCTTCTGAGTAATCTACAATGTGTGTTGGAACTCTCTCTGGGGTGACATCAGCTGGAATGGTGATTTCTTCTGCCCGGGGAGGAACATCTTCTGGAAATTCTTCACTGACCAGAGACATAATCAGTGATGTCTTCCCAACTCTAGGTTCTCCCAACAGCAGGATCCGCACGTCTTTCTTCATGTCGGCGGCTCTCGGGGGACGGCCTCCGCCCGCACGCATGGAGTGGACTCCTCTCACCAGGAGCACCCACCCAACAGCACCCCCTCAGTTCCTTCCCCGCAAGAGAGCCGGGACAGCACCAGCTCCGCTTCCTCCAGCCCAGCAGgctgcagcggcggcggcggccggaaCTTATCTTTTAAGGTAttgaatttaatttgcattttagaaagttgTTCAGTAAGAAACTAATTCTTATCTTCTACTTCGGAAATATCAGAACTCATTTTTACTTGTTCAGAAACATCTTGTGTTCTCTCAACAGCAAGTTTtaggtttctttctgttttcacattttcacTGTGTTTACTTACAGCAGCAGCCAGTTTAGACTGATAAGATTCAATTTCAGCTTCcagttttttcttgctttctttttccttcaacaGTTCAGAATTGAGCCTTGTATTCTCAGCTTTGAGATCATTAAGCTCTTGTTGATACCGGAATGCTGTTTTTGTTATCATTTCTTCATTGAGTTTTATACACTTTTCAAGGCAGCATTTGTTTCTTTAGCAATTTCAATGTCcttaagatatttattttctttttccaggttGTCATTTTTCATTGTGCATA of the Pan paniscus chromosome 14, NHGRI_mPanPan1-v2.0_pri, whole genome shotgun sequence genome contains:
- the LOC129393750 gene encoding collagen alpha-1(I) chain-like — protein: MGRPGRGAPHFPDGAARQRRPSLPPRWGGRAEMLLTSQTGRLGRGAPRFPDRAARQTLLTSQMGWPGRGAPHFLDWVAAGQRHSSLPRRGGRAEGLLTSQTGRPGRGAPHFLDGAARQRGSSHPRRGGRAEALLNSQTGRPGRDAPHLPDGAAGQRRSSLPRRGGRAEGLLTSQTGRPGRGAPQFPDGAAGQRRSSPPRRGGRAEALNSQMGWLGRDAPHLPDGAAGQRRSSIPRRGSRADAPHIPDGVAGQRRSSLPRPGGGRAEALLTSQTGRPGRGAPHIPDGAAWQRRSPHPRRGGLAEALPTSQTGRPGRGAPHIPDYGQSGRDAAHFLDRVAGRQRL